A window of Mycolicibacterium madagascariense genomic DNA:
TCAGCTGAGCCGAGACACCGGCGCCGTGACCGTCGGGCAGCACGTACATCTTGGACAGCTCGACGGCGGGCCGCAGGGGCACGGCCGACTGCACGTCGGCGTCGTCGACGACACCGCGAATCAGCATGGCGTACCCCATGATTCGCCCGTCGATGCGGGCGACGAGCACGGTGCGCTGCGGGTCGGCGAGGTAGTCGCGAAACGCGTCCGCCGAGAGCTGGGAGGCGATGAACGCCGCGACGTCGTCGGCGGGCGCCGCGGGAGGGCAGGCGAGGGGAAAGGTGCGGGCGGCGACGTCGGCCAGTTCGAGGAGATCGGCCTCGCCCGCCGGGCTGACGTCCGTCAGGTGAGATTCCACTGGGCCAGGTGCGTGCCGGTGACCTTGTCGAGCAGGTTCACGTTGGTGACCAGGTCGCGATAGACGTCCCAGTAGACGCCGCCGCTGACCGTCGTCCCGGGGGGAGCGTTCTGCAGCAGGGTGCGCAGGTCGTCGGGGACGTCGGTGTTGCGCGGCTTGTAGGCGTCGGCGATCGGCGTGACGCCCTCGAAGTCGAAGAACAGCGACGTGATGTAGGGGTTGGGCGCCTTGATGACGTGCACGGTGACGTCTGCCCGATACACCTGATAGCGGGGCCCGAGGGGGGCGCGGCCGAACCCGGGCGGCACGTCGACCAGGTTGACGCCGGTGACCGCGACGTCGGCGACGACGTTCATGTAGTCCACGTGCAGCACGTCGCCGAGTCTGCCGATGGGTGCTTCGGCGAGGGCGGTCGGCGTCGGCGCGACGAGAACCCCGGCCACCACGGCCGTCGTGGCGAGCAGGACTGTCAACCAGCGACGCATGCCTGGCATGATCGCACA
This region includes:
- a CDS encoding GNAT family N-acetyltransferase — protein: MESHLTDVSPAGEADLLELADVAARTFPLACPPAAPADDVAAFIASQLSADAFRDYLADPQRTVLVARIDGRIMGYAMLIRGVVDDADVQSAVPLRPAVELSKMYVLPDGHGAGVSAQLMTAALDVARTLGAACVWLGVNQENQRAQRFYAKHGFAVRGTKTFRLGGRVEDDYVMVSPLTP